Proteins from a genomic interval of Mycolicibacterium grossiae:
- a CDS encoding DUF1707 SHOCT-like domain-containing protein: MATRQSAGTRAKDTDRNDTCQILDSALADGQLSMEEHRTRVALATGAETLGDLQSLISDLQTDKAPVQLPELKKPSRLKAAASGAGPGWGLRLATAGVLVVLGIAIGWGLYGNTPSPLSFTSDPGAKSDGIPGKVLTPPRQLHSLGGLNGLFEQMRQRFGDTMGYSLTVYPDYAALDRADPDEPRRVLDYTYRGGWGDSTSSSTKDDEDVLVDLAAIDVRKVVEVLRGAPETLGIAPAEVTNTYLIIDPAKTPITPGELTLSIYVSSELAGSGYIQIGADGSEKGINYPSR; encoded by the coding sequence GTGGCGACGCGGCAGAGCGCAGGAACGCGGGCGAAGGACACCGACCGCAACGACACGTGCCAGATCCTCGACAGTGCGCTGGCCGATGGTCAGCTCTCGATGGAGGAGCACCGGACCCGCGTCGCGCTGGCGACCGGGGCGGAGACGCTCGGCGACCTGCAGTCGCTGATCTCGGACCTGCAGACCGACAAGGCGCCGGTGCAGCTGCCCGAGCTGAAGAAGCCGTCCCGGCTGAAGGCGGCGGCGTCCGGCGCCGGTCCCGGCTGGGGGCTGCGCCTGGCGACGGCCGGCGTGCTGGTGGTCCTCGGCATCGCGATCGGCTGGGGCCTCTACGGCAACACCCCCTCGCCGCTGAGCTTCACCTCCGACCCCGGTGCCAAGAGTGACGGCATCCCCGGCAAGGTGCTCACTCCACCGCGTCAACTGCATTCGCTCGGGGGGTTGAACGGCTTGTTCGAACAGATGCGACAGCGGTTCGGCGACACGATGGGCTACAGCCTGACCGTCTACCCGGACTATGCGGCGCTCGACCGTGCGGACCCCGATGAGCCGCGACGCGTGCTCGACTACACCTATCGCGGAGGGTGGGGTGACTCCACCTCGTCGTCGACCAAGGACGACGAGGACGTGTTGGTGGATCTGGCGGCAATCGACGTGCGGAAGGTGGTCGAGGTACTGCGCGGCGCACCGGAGACCCTTGGCATTGCGCCGGCTGAGGTGACCAACACCTATCTGATCATCGACCCTGCCAAGACCCCGATCACTCCAGGCGAGCTGACGTTGTCGATCTACGTCTCCAGTGAACTGGCGGGCAGCGGATACATCCAGATCGGAGCCGATGGGTCCGAGAAGGGCATCAACTACCCATCGAGGTAG
- a CDS encoding DUF5318 domain-containing protein — protein sequence MRLQRQVVDYALKRRSLLAEVYSGRTGVSEVCDANPYLLRAAKFHGKQSSVTCPICRKEQLTLVSWVFGDHLGAVSGSARTAEELVMLAAKFDEFAVHVVEVCRTCSWNHLVKSYVLGTPRPPKTAPKGRGTGTRAARSGARTASE from the coding sequence GTGCGATTGCAGCGACAGGTGGTGGACTACGCGCTCAAGCGGCGGTCCCTGCTGGCAGAGGTGTACTCGGGGCGCACCGGCGTCTCCGAGGTCTGCGACGCCAATCCGTACCTGTTGCGCGCCGCGAAGTTCCACGGCAAGCAGAGTTCGGTGACGTGCCCGATCTGCCGCAAGGAGCAGTTGACCCTGGTGTCCTGGGTGTTCGGTGACCACCTGGGCGCGGTGTCCGGGTCCGCCCGCACCGCCGAGGAACTGGTGATGCTGGCCGCGAAGTTCGACGAGTTCGCCGTCCACGTCGTCGAGGTCTGCCGGACGTGCAGCTGGAACCACCTGGTGAAGTCGTACGTGCTGGGCACGCCCCGCCCGCCGAAGACGGCACCCAAGGGCAGGGGAACCGGCACCCGAGCGGCGCGCTCTGGAGCGCGCACCGCCAGTGAATAG
- a CDS encoding transglycosylase domain-containing protein: MVLPPVREPSDPRLRDPIDVVKRALDGAPPQKPPPPGLPPRTGGPGGPGGPDGRPPKAGPQINWKWVRRGLIVAAIAAVLLPIVTFAMAYLIVEVPKPGDIRTAQVSTILASDGSELARIVPPEGNRVDVNIDQIPVHVRDAAMAAEDRDFYSNPGFSFTGFARAFKNNIFGGDLQGGSTITQQYVKNALVGDARSGVGGLVRKAKELVISTKMSREWTKDAVLQSYLNIIYFGRGAYGVAAASEAYFAKPVEQLTVSEGALLAALIQRPSTLDPAVDLEGATERWNWVLDGMVTMGALSESDRAAQTFPVTVPPEQARQDDQTSGPNGLIERQVTKELLDLFDIDEQTLNTEGLQITTTIDPKAQKAAEDAVTETLEGQEPDMRSAVVSIDPRTGGVKAYYGGNDAQGFDFAQAGLPTGSSFKVFALVAALQQGIGLGYQIDSSPVTVNGITINNVEGAGCGTCSIAEALKRSLNTSYYRLMLKLKKGPQDVADAAHTAGVAESFPGVDHTLSEDGKGGPPNNGVVLGQYQSRVIDMASAYATLAASGVYHRPHFVQKVVNSDGKVLFDAADQNDDGEQRIDKAVADNVTAAMQPIAGYSNGHNLAGGRVSAAKTGTNQLGDTGANRDAWMVGYTPSLSTAVWVGTTDGTRPLVNASGSPVYGSGLPSDIWKDTMDGALDGTDKETFPKPTSIGGYAGVPQAPPPPPSTTVAPPPPSETVIQPTLEIAPGITIPFGPPTTVTAPPPAPVGVDPNAPPPVPGDPAATPTVTAPPPPPP; this comes from the coding sequence ATGGTGCTGCCGCCGGTGCGGGAACCGTCGGACCCGCGCTTGCGCGACCCCATCGACGTCGTCAAGCGCGCGCTCGACGGCGCACCGCCCCAGAAGCCACCGCCACCCGGCCTGCCGCCGCGCACCGGCGGCCCCGGTGGTCCGGGCGGCCCGGACGGCCGCCCACCGAAAGCCGGCCCGCAGATCAACTGGAAGTGGGTGCGGCGCGGGCTGATCGTCGCCGCGATCGCCGCGGTCCTGCTGCCGATCGTCACGTTCGCCATGGCCTACCTCATCGTCGAGGTGCCCAAGCCCGGTGACATCCGCACCGCACAGGTGTCGACGATCCTCGCCAGCGACGGCAGTGAGCTGGCACGCATCGTGCCGCCCGAGGGCAACCGCGTCGACGTCAACATCGACCAGATCCCGGTGCACGTGCGCGACGCGGCGATGGCCGCCGAGGACCGCGACTTCTACTCCAACCCGGGGTTCTCCTTCACCGGCTTCGCGCGGGCGTTCAAGAACAACATCTTCGGTGGGGATCTACAGGGTGGCTCCACCATCACGCAGCAGTACGTGAAGAACGCGCTCGTCGGCGACGCACGGTCCGGGGTCGGCGGCCTGGTCCGCAAGGCCAAGGAACTCGTCATCTCGACGAAGATGTCCCGCGAGTGGACCAAGGACGCGGTGCTGCAGTCCTACCTCAACATCATCTACTTCGGCCGTGGCGCGTACGGCGTGGCCGCCGCGTCGGAGGCCTACTTCGCCAAGCCGGTCGAGCAGCTGACGGTCTCCGAGGGTGCGCTGCTGGCGGCGCTCATCCAGCGGCCCTCGACGCTCGACCCGGCCGTCGACCTCGAGGGTGCCACCGAGCGGTGGAACTGGGTGCTCGACGGCATGGTGACGATGGGCGCGCTGTCCGAGAGCGACCGCGCCGCGCAGACGTTCCCGGTGACGGTGCCCCCGGAGCAGGCCCGCCAGGACGATCAGACCAGCGGCCCCAACGGCCTCATCGAGCGGCAGGTCACCAAGGAGCTGCTCGACCTGTTCGACATCGACGAGCAGACGCTGAACACCGAGGGCCTGCAGATCACCACGACGATCGACCCGAAGGCGCAGAAGGCCGCCGAGGACGCCGTCACCGAGACGCTCGAGGGCCAGGAGCCCGACATGCGGTCGGCGGTCGTCTCCATCGACCCGCGCACCGGCGGGGTCAAGGCCTACTACGGCGGCAACGACGCCCAGGGCTTCGACTTCGCCCAGGCCGGCCTCCCGACGGGGTCGTCGTTCAAGGTCTTCGCACTGGTGGCTGCACTGCAACAGGGCATCGGCCTGGGCTACCAGATCGACAGCTCCCCGGTGACCGTCAACGGCATCACCATCAACAACGTCGAGGGCGCCGGCTGCGGTACGTGCAGCATCGCCGAGGCACTCAAGCGGTCCCTGAACACCAGCTACTACCGGCTGATGCTCAAGCTGAAGAAGGGCCCGCAGGACGTGGCCGACGCGGCGCACACCGCGGGCGTCGCGGAGAGCTTCCCCGGCGTCGACCACACGCTCAGCGAGGACGGCAAGGGCGGTCCGCCCAACAACGGCGTCGTGCTGGGGCAATACCAGTCCCGCGTCATCGACATGGCCTCGGCCTACGCCACGCTGGCCGCCTCCGGCGTCTACCACCGCCCGCACTTCGTGCAGAAGGTGGTGAACTCCGACGGCAAGGTGCTCTTCGACGCGGCCGACCAGAACGACGACGGCGAGCAGCGCATCGATAAGGCCGTCGCCGACAACGTCACCGCGGCCATGCAGCCGATCGCCGGATACTCCAACGGCCACAACCTGGCCGGCGGCCGGGTCTCGGCAGCCAAGACGGGCACCAACCAGCTCGGGGACACCGGCGCCAACCGCGACGCGTGGATGGTCGGCTACACGCCGTCGTTGTCGACGGCGGTCTGGGTGGGCACCACCGACGGCACCCGTCCGCTGGTGAACGCGTCGGGATCGCCGGTGTACGGCTCCGGGCTGCCGTCGGACATCTGGAAGGACACCATGGACGGCGCCCTCGACGGCACCGACAAGGAGACCTTCCCCAAGCCGACGTCCATCGGTGGATATGCCGGTGTGCCGCAAGCGCCGCCGCCCCCGCCGTCGACCACCGTCG